The Vigna radiata var. radiata cultivar VC1973A chromosome 6, Vradiata_ver6, whole genome shotgun sequence DNA segment TGTTTGCTGATGTTTAAAGGAAGTGAAAACAAAGTTGTTGGAGTACTAATGGATTAATTCCTCTcgtgtttaatatatataactgcTGGAGTTGTTGTTTCTTGTTATgtgttttttgaaaaaaagttgtttCTGCTTTGACTATGATCTGAGCAGGGTCTAAGGAGGGTGAGAAAgtatgtctgtgtgtgtgtgtaaggACTTGAATAGGAATACTTGGGTATAGAAATATAGCTGAACGAGTGAATCTGTGTTTTGGGGATGAAGATGATTTGTTTTGTCTTTTGTTTGTACTTCGAACTTGGTTTGTTCCTGCAGCTTCGTTTGCTTGTTGTCTTCTTGtttttgtacttttattttattttattttagtttcctGGTGTGTAGTTTTTGTGTTCGGATTTTGTTTAAACGTGGACAGATGGATGTTCTGGTTTTGGTTTTACAAGGACATTCATATTGTGAAGTGTATTGGGGCGGTCTTGTTGACTTTTCTTGAAGTGGATAATGGTTGGCTTCTATGCTCTCATAGGGTTTTGGAAGCATCCAAAACAGAGGACAAAACATTAGAAATGGCTTTCTTACGTTTGGATACGTTTAGCACATAATTGTGGAAGCTAGTCCTCTGGGTTAGGTTGTGTACTGATTTCTGTTGCTTGCTTCAGAGTTCTTGTAAGAAATGGTGATGTGTTTTTAAAACTTCTTCATCGATGTTTAATGTGTTGCTACTCTCATTGTGttgtttatagttttaatttccCTGTCTTTTCATGCGCACTTTGTAAAAACTTGCAAATGCCAAATTTGGTGTGCAGTTCATGCTTCTATGCACTTCTCAGTTTGTAGTTGAAGTTAGAGAGGGTCATGTCAAATATAAAGTGCATGATATCTTTTATGTTTAACATATGAGTGAATCCAATTTCTGAATAGAAAGGAATAACATACAGGTTTGTAAGAAAGGGAAAAGCGGTATATGGTGTATTCTTTTTTATGAGCTGTTAGAAGAATACTAATGATTTCATTTTCTGTGTTGTTTTCTTCTGTTACTCTCTCTTCTTCTCAAAtattgttactattttattcttactttCCTGTAGCCAGTGTAGATTTGATCTTACATGTGTACTTGTAGGTGGTGCTGGACTTAGATGAAACACTGGTATGTGCATATGAGACATCAAGTTTGCCAGCTGCTTTACGGACTCAAGCAATCGAAGGTGGTTTGAATTGGTTTGAGCTGGAATGTGTATCGATAGACAAGGTAAGCTACTTTATAATTTGGATCTAATTATTTGGCAATATCTAGAATATCGTTCATTCACTCGGGGCATGTTGGATTTTCAAGGAAGGAGAGGGCAAGCCAAAAATCAATTATGTTACAGTATTTGAACGCCCTGGGTTGAAGGAATTCTTAAAGAAACTTAGTGAATTTGCTGACTTGGTGCTGTTCACTGCTGGTCTTGAAGGTTTGTCTCAAAATACTTAGTTGCTACCTTTATCCATATCCATCGTTTGGGACTTATGTTCGATGTATATGCCTCTGAATTCTCACAGGCTATGCTAGACCTCTCGTTGACAGAATAGATGAGGAAAATCGATTCAGTCTACGGCTTTATCGGCCCTCAACAATTAGCACGTGAGTGCATGTCTCTTGTTTCTAATTCAGTAGTCTTAGTCTCTGAGTTTGAGGGTCAGTCATTGAATCTTGACAAAACTGATTAAACGGACACAGGCACTGATAGCAAATTTGTTTTACCTTCATATTTTGTTGATGCTTTGCTATATTGGTGGAATGaaacttttctaaatttaaatgcaGTTTGCTTTATAGTTAAAAGTATGAAGGTTTGGTGCTGTTATAGAAGAACTGtcttatttctaaatttttgtttcaactaaatgtttgttatttttctatcatctgtatgtgtatgtgtgctACAGTCACGTATATGGATGTTTGTGATCTTCAAATTCTTTAGAGTGCTTAGTCTTGATGAATGATACATCTTGTGTTCCATATTTTTTGGGTTATTCAGAGTGGTTGCGTTAGCCTTCCCCCacctaaatatatatatatatatatatatatatatatatatatatatatatatggatgttTCTTGTTAAATGTCTTGATTCTTTTGTTGGTTTACAAAACTCATTACAGACAAATATGGGTGAGATGTGCCAAATTTCTCGtatgttaaaaatcaattatgcaTCTTGAGAAATTTCAGaaacaatttaatcaaatttctttttaaattacttgagattgaaactgtaaaataattctagagggcttgaaaGATCCCTTTCActcattctatatataagaaaattgtaaTACTGATAGATAAAGTAAtcctaaacacaatataatcatgataaatagagtaattttagacacaatataatctgATAAATAAGGAAATCCttgacacaatataatcatgataaataagataactctagacacaatataatgatgataaatagggtaaatattctaacaaaattGAAGTGTATACTTGATTTTTATGAAAGACAAGATATTTGattcattttatcttcttcaGCTAGTATGTGTTGAGATGTTTATCCAAATTGGCTTTTagttatgttttcatttttggtaTAATGGGGGCTGTCACCATAAGCTGAACTCTCCCAAATCCCAACCTATGGTAACCTCACGGGTAATGCATGGGATTAATTTTCCCATATATCAGTTGTAGACCATGTTCTGCATCGTCAAGGCCACAGTTGAAGTTTTAAGTTTAGTCTGCTGGATGAATTTGTATAAGCTTTCTTATAAATGCTGGTTGCTTGCAGGGAATATCGGGAACATGTCAAGGATCTCACCTGCATTTCAAAGGATCTTTGCCGCATTGTAATTGTGGACAATAACCCTTTCAGCTTTGTATTGCAACCAGTAAATGGAATTCCATGCATTCCTTTTTCGGCTGGGCAACCACATGACACCCAGGTGAGAGATACGTGCTGTATAAAATTAAAGCCACCagtaccaaaataaataaaaaaattactcatAATGTTTTGATGAATTGCTCACCATGTCCCGCATTTTGATGTGTAACAGCTTCTAGATGTCATTCTCCCCCTTCTCAAGCAACTTTCTGAGCTGAATGATGTAAGACCTTTGCTCTATGAAAAGTTCCACATGCCTGATTGGTTCCAGAAACAAGGGATTCCGGCTTCTAGTTGGACTTTGTAGGATTAAACTAGTTTGTCATTAagctctcttttttttttcctttgctgAAATTCTTAGTTATTTTGCTGGAAGGGCAGCTGCTGATTGGTTGAAATAGATTCTTTGTATAGCatgaatttgtttttggatCACCCAAATGTTTCAAATGCTGCTTCTTGAAGTCAAATCAGTTCACCACTTGTGTATGTAGATTGTCAGAATTCTGATTCTTGTTTATAGGCTTGAAGTCTGTTGGAAAGTATCTTGTTAGTCCATTGTATAATTATTATCAATGATTATCAGTTTAAACATTGGTTACGTTGCATAGTTTGTTATGACCAGAGTTGGTGAAGCATGTTAAATAAATCAAAGCTAACTATTTAAAATGACGTTGCTTATTTTCCTTATTTGGGGTCAATTGCTTGAACGAGTGAAAGAAAGGCTTCAGGGAGGTGGAGGTTTCAAGACAGTTGTTCTATTACCTCTAAACTTTTAAGACTGATTATGTGGTCCTGGTCGTTAGCATAATTTATGTCATTTTAGATATTCAACTGATGCAGCTTACATTATTAGTAGCTCACAGTCAGAATGCTATGGCACATTGACAAGTGTGGGAGAAACTTTTTGATGTTAGGTAGCTATGATTGGCCTCTGAATAAAGAGAACAATTTTAATTCTGCCTCCACATTGCGTGCTAACTTGGAGTTGTtatctgttttttcttttgactggtataataaattaaagtattttacCTTGCTTCTAGGTAGTTGGGAGTAAATAGTATGAAGTTGCGTATAAGGATAACTATGGATGTTGTCTACAGTGACTCACTATTTAGACAATTAGAACTTCATATGGATTTATCCAGGCGACTATGTGGAAACTTATGATACTTGACAGTAGTGAAATTGATATATTGGAACATTTAACCGAGTGAAATggatgtaataaaataaaatatattggaaCAAAGTATTTAAATCTATGACAACAAAAAATCCTTACCCATATTTTCAATaagtaagaaaaggaaaatggcGTTTGGGATAGAATAAGGAAAGGTATACAAATTCATTTTTAGCTcacttaatattaattaaaatttattaaaaacttataaaatgatAGGTgaagtttattaaataaaaattgaaatttacaaACTCATAAATACGAGTTTCTCcaataatgttttataaaatggCGTCTTAGGTTTCATTTCGttcaatgttaaaataattcaaacccAAAAACACtgtgtaatttgattttattttcactttattatcaatcACGACACCGATAATTTGTTACTGATTAAAAAAATGCCTTTATGAAAAAcaatctaataattatattaaaagatttcAAAGCAAGGaggttttttttatctatctcATTTTACTCTATatctttttgaattatatatacatatatattactAAATGCTTTTCTTGAAACGTGGCTAGTTTGATAAAATGAGATATATTCGTTTGAGTGTGTGCCTCCAAAATATGAGTAGGAACCGGCAAGGCTGCCCAAATGAGTTGGAGTATGGTCATATTAAGAAATAGAAATTATCTGATGATTGAATAGAACCCAACATCATCTTATGTATTTAGGTtgtaaaatttaacaaaaatataaaaca contains these protein-coding regions:
- the LOC106762932 gene encoding CTD nuclear envelope phosphatase 1 homolog; this translates as MGELTQAEVYSPRTQQVWRALLSWLAFFFQIFFQIIRALGHYPLLSFSSSSSSSSSSSSSFKPLPSVELAEHDSPPPSALEITALDYSPADHPIQKLTVVLDLDETLVCAYETSSLPAALRTQAIEGGLNWFELECVSIDKEGEGKPKINYVTVFERPGLKEFLKKLSEFADLVLFTAGLEGYARPLVDRIDEENRFSLRLYRPSTISTEYREHVKDLTCISKDLCRIVIVDNNPFSFVLQPVNGIPCIPFSAGQPHDTQLLDVILPLLKQLSELNDVRPLLYEKFHMPDWFQKQGIPASSWTL